From the genome of Solibacillus sp. FSL H8-0538:
AAAAGCGTGTAGCCCTAGCAAAAGTTTTAATTGAACCAGCCGATTTATACTTGCTAGACGAGCCGACCAACCATTTAGATGTAGAGTCAACAGAGTGGCTTCAAGAGATGGTGTCTCGCTTAAAAGGGGCAGTTATTTTCATTACCCATGACCGATACTTCCTAGATGAAACGGCAACGCATATTTACGAGCTTGCGGACCAAACACTATATCGTCACACAGGGAACTACGCGGACTACTTAGAGTCTCGTGCGATTCGCGAGGAAAATAATGCAGCAACACAGGCGAAACTGCGTAACCGGTACCGCTCGGAGTTAAAATGGATACGCCGAGGAGCGAAGGCACGTACAACAAAGCAAAAAGCGCGTATTCAGCGTTTTGAGCAGTTAGATGAGCAGGTTGATCGTTCGAATGACGAGAGTAATTTAGAATTAGCTCTTGCGACGACGCGTTTAGGTAAAAAAGTTCTAGAGGCAGAAGCGATTTCAAAATCATTTGGCGACCGCGTCATTTTAAAGGATTTTGCCTTCCTACTACAGCAAGGCGACCGTATTGGTATTATTGGAGCGAACGGGTATGGTAAATCAACGTTAATGAATATGTTAGCGGGGGAACTTGAACCGGATGCTGGTGAAGTGCTAGTTGGTTCAACGGTTAAGCGTCTACATTTCAAACAGGCATTACCGCCAATGAACGAAAATGCACGTATGATTGACTATGTGCGAGAAGCATCAAATGATATTACCGATGCAGAAGGTGTGCGTTACTCGGCATCACAAATGTTAGAGCGCTTTTTATTTCCATTAGGTTCGCACGGTACACCGATTAGTAAGCTTTCGGGCGGTGAGCGTAAGCGTCTTCACTTACTACGTTTATTGATGGAGCAGCCAAACGTCTTATTACTTGATGAGCCGACAAATGACTTAGACATCGAGACGCTTGGTGTACTTGAGGACTTCATTGAGCATTTCCCTGGCGTTGTTATTACGA
Proteins encoded in this window:
- a CDS encoding ABC-F family ATP-binding cassette domain-containing protein, coding for MSHLIVSNLTKTVGDKTLFQNIEFTIYEGERAGLIGINGTGKSTLLSILAGRQDADTATIDHPNKYRIAYLEQDPQFTSGVTVLQAVFSGDSPILQLNRAYEEALAELTSNPQSETLQNQLFRLQQQMDTNNAWDVNALAKQALTKLGIDMFDRFVTELSGGQQKRVALAKVLIEPADLYLLDEPTNHLDVESTEWLQEMVSRLKGAVIFITHDRYFLDETATHIYELADQTLYRHTGNYADYLESRAIREENNAATQAKLRNRYRSELKWIRRGAKARTTKQKARIQRFEQLDEQVDRSNDESNLELALATTRLGKKVLEAEAISKSFGDRVILKDFAFLLQQGDRIGIIGANGYGKSTLMNMLAGELEPDAGEVLVGSTVKRLHFKQALPPMNENARMIDYVREASNDITDAEGVRYSASQMLERFLFPLGSHGTPISKLSGGERKRLHLLRLLMEQPNVLLLDEPTNDLDIETLGVLEDFIEHFPGVVITISHDRFFLDRIAKKLWVLDGRGGVEESLDVYTDYLAKKAEAIHAVAKEVKVEKPKQEKLKSEKKKLSFKEQKEWETIAEQIAKAEEDIMQTEASIASAGADFTKLQQLTEKLEALNTAYETLIERWSYLDEIVNG